GCTGAGCTTGATGTATCCAAAAGGTAAACAGGGGGAAGCAGAGATGGGCTTGAATGAAGCAGCAGTCCTCATAGCAAGGCTTTTGGGGAAACAGGTCTGTTGGTGTGGAAGCCTGTCCAGctcagaggagaagcagctgtaGAATATGAGGATGTTGAGTATCAAGCTGGCAAGATAGTAAGCAGGACACAGAGTGGCTGCTGTGAtctcagacagcagcagcctggagctgaaTCTCTGCTTTTGGGAGGGCTAAGATCTGTTTTGTGTTGTAGGGAGATGAGTTTGAAAAAGCCTTAAAGGCTAAATATTGCCCTTGTGCTTTAGCTGAGTTGTCTCCCAGCAGAACTTTCTCTTTCAGTAGAAAAGTGCAGCTTaggccttttctttccttttccttttctttttctgcaaacCTTTCTTGTTTCTCCTCTGTTATCAGAAGCACTAGAGTGTTTACCCAGAACTCAAGAGACCTGAATGGCTTTCCCAAGTATTTTACTTTAGAACTCAACATGTCAAACATGGCATGATCTACATTTAGGTCCTACCACGTGGCTGGAAACATTAAAGCTGTTGGCAATGCCTTCAGAGGTGAAGCAGTATCTCCCAAGTCCTTCTGCAGTTTagcacagtgcccacagacaCTCGGGCTGTGTGGAGGCAGTGCAGAGGCTCAGGGATAATGTTTTCAGCAGGCTGAGTTTGCCTACCTGGCCTTGTTTTCAGCACCTTATATATAGCTCTGCTGAACTCCAACTGCTTGGGCTGACATTTCCCAAGCAGGATGTCCACACTGGGCAGTCTGGggaaaagttttgtttaaaatagttCATCCTTGTTTTGCTTATAAGCATTCCTGGAGATGTTCTCATGAGGAGCAGGGATTGCCGTACATAGTGCATACCATGTCCACAGTGCAGCCTTAGGTTGTTAAGGGTGATGTGGTTTTGACAGATGACAGCTAAATAATGAAGAGGAAGTTTTAACAGGAGAAAGCAATTTTAGTGGAAAGCCAACAgccttttgttttgtcttgtatTTGGAAAAACAACATTATACTGTGGTTATTTTTATCTGTGCACAGTCTTTTACTGGTCTCTGTGTGAGGCCATTTAGTGTTGGCCATTCCCTCTGCTTTATTGAAAAATATGATATAGGACTTCTCACCTACATGTCCTCATGCCTTCTGCCCAGCAATTCATTTTGCTTCCTCCAAAACCAAATCTAGTCTTTTGATGGTACACTCCATTCAGCTCCTGGCCCCTGATCAATTCTGCCTCAGCTCCTGTGTGCTTCCCCTGTTCATCACAACCTCAGGTCAGTAAAAGAAGACTCTaagaaaacaccagaaaaaatattgcctGTGGGCTGCCATTCACTTGTGACTTGTGGTCATGAGGTAAAATACATGATCACATCCTGCTTTCTGCCCAGATTCTGTTTTCATTCGTGGTAGATGTCAGATGAACCAGGGCACTGCAGTCCTGAGATGGTGGCTGTTTGGTGGACAGTTTGGAGGCTGAGTAATGAGCCTAGCAGATGAGGACAGGCAGGAAAAATCACGGTCACAGGCATTTGAATTGAAATTGAAAATTGGATTTTGTTTCACCCTTTGTGAAATGTGCTGTTATGAATCTTGGTGACtcaaaaaaatgacatttttcccAACTTCTGTCCATGTGGTCCCCGTTTTCTGTGTGTCCAGTTTCAGTCATCCATGACTaatttgtggaaatactgccCACTGTGCCTAGAGCAAAAGGGGCTGTGAGCTGTTCTCTGAGGAAGGAAGGTGCTAAGTACTCTGGAAATTTAGGTTCTAAGTTCCTTTACTAGAGTACCCAAAATACACTGACATGTTTGAAAATACTGCCTTTTATCTCTGTCCCTCAGCAGGGAGCTGTAAAGATAAGTTCCTTGATGTTTGTAAAAAACCCCCCAGCCCTCCAACACTACAATTAGAGCACCACTATAGAAAAGCCCATGAGGAAATTAATCATTCTGTATGCAATGCAAGATCAGGATGCTCTGCAATAAATAGTACATGCACCACACATTGGATGATAAGGATAGGGGAAAATTTGAATAGTGTTCATTAAGTGAGCAACATTCATCCTTTGCACTGTAAAAAATGGGAGACctatggaaacaaaaatcataTTATTAAAGATTGTATCATAGTGTGTTTATATGCTGGGCAAATTAATGCTCCATGGGTGATTGGGTGATTTTAATCTGGCATTCACTAACTTGCTTAACTTTGCTGTCCaatctttttattattttttggtttgtttggttttttgtttttgttttttttgtttgtttttggttttgttttttttttttttgttttgttttgttttgtttttggtttttttttttttgggaaagaaaaaactaatCTCTCTGTGGAGTTCCCAGTGGGGAGGGCAGAGGACATCCAGCTAGGTGCTGTTGTGTGCAGCTAGATATCAGTGTGTGCACAGCTACACGAGTGTGTAGACAGCTGTGTGCCTattctctgtgcctgtgtgtatgtgcatgtgtgtggcTAGCCCCTGTTTATGCAGCTGGCTGATGCTTCCctttgaaaaattctttttctattaaaagaaaaatagaagggaCAATGGCAACTGGTTAATGTCTAGGGTTTGGACTACAAACTTTTATACGGTGTTTTGTGGTGGTTTGGATCATCCTTTATAGAGCCTTTCTTTGGTTCTGAGTCACCTAAACACCCCAAATCTGTTTGAATGATGGGTCAAGTGTTTGTGGGAGTTATCATGAGATGCTTTTATGGTAGCATCTTTTATGGCTGTGTTATTAGAAGGGCTGACATGCTGAGGATTCACAGAGACCAGTATTCAAGGTGCAGTggaatgataaaaaatattagtAGACATAATTTGTTATATCTGTGTTTGGTTTGATTACTGTCTTGTGTTTAAAATCCTGTAATTAGAGCAGTGAACTGCCTCCAGAGCCAGTACTGCTTCAGGTAATACACCACTAGGACGAGTTCCTTTGACTTCAATAGGTGATTCTTTAGAAAGAATGAAGGCTGGAGCCCTTGTAAATTAAACATCACCTCTGGGGAGCTGAAGATCACAGAGAGAGCAGGGAAATACTGAGGGTCATATCTCCCTGTTGAATAAATGAATCTGAAGTATAGGTCCCTGGGAATGGGCAGCACCTTGACTTGCTCGATCCCCTCCCCCACTAGATGGCActgaattctttttctttaaacgggggaaaaaaaaaaaaagacgaaggaagaaaaatatggtGGAGGTCATTTTGATGTagaaaagaccccaaaaaaccaaaccaaactccccccccccaaaaaaaaaaaacacccgacaaagaaaagcaaattgcaATTGGTTGTGCATTATCTCAGTCCATTTACTCTGCCCTTCCCCCTCCTAGCCCCAGACCCCACCTCTGTGTACCTTTGTACAGGCGCTCGCTTTGCTTTTGTGCCTGGAGCTCTCTGGAGAGGCGGTGGGCGCTGCAGGATGCTCCGGAGGGCGGCAGCGATGCCGGGCGGGGATGCAGAGCCGAGCGGCCCCAGCCGCGGGGCGCCGTCCgcagggagctctggcaggaggCGCGCAAGGCTCGGCGCAAGGACTCGCCTCCGAACAGACTCACCGGGCTGCGCTCCTCCGTCCCGTGCCTGCAGACATGTTTTCCTGTGCGCTCTGGCTTTCTCCGTGGATCACTGAAATCGTAACCCGCAGAAAAGAAAGCCTCAGCTTTCATTCCGTCGCTGAAACTGCGTTTTCAGCCCCTGATTCATTTAAGAGCCGTGAATTAGCTCCCTGTGCTGAGATGTCCTTAATTCACTGTCGGGAGCGGTTTCCATGTCGCGTGCCCAAGTGTGCGTGCAGGGgttgaggggttttttaaatttattttttaaaacgTCTTTCTCCCAGCTTACATTCATCCGAAGATCGACAaggattggttttttttccccctgtggtGAGGCgggggtggggtgggaggaagaaaatttaATAATGATCTGTTTGTGCTGAAAAGGGGCTGTCTGTAACAATCCTGGTTAGAGACTTAGGGAAGGTTCCAAATGCCTGCCGCAAGCAATATTCTCCCCTCCTGAAAAAAGGGAAtagtgatgatgatgaaggggaaaaatgtttaattctAAGTGTTAAAGAGGGGCTAAAATCCAACAATTTCTTTTACAGTTGTATGTTTAGGGTGACTTGCAGAAAGATATGGACTGCATCTGATAAAGCtacaaatgcaagaaaaaaaaaagcatagaaaCTGCCAGTAAAATGCCTTTTCAGAGAATAAGATAAAACCTGGAACTGAATGTCAATTTTTGGCTTTCAAACCCAAGCTTAAGAATAAGAAGAGAGAACAAGTCTGGCTTCTCCAGGTACAAAAGTCCTCCTACCCCTAACTGTCTTGCTGTCTTGGAGTGTTATGGGAAAACCTGGCACCTGGACCTCTCTGGGTCCGATGAAATCTTGACTCTTTGGACTGTAATCCTAATGTTTAACAGGAAGGAAATGTAGGTGTGATTTCATTATATGATTTTCCCATCCTCTCACATATCTTTGGCCAGCATCGTGAGAAAAAACAGTTCTAGTAGCTGGGTCCTCCATTCTGCTCTTAGTCCCAGTCTTCCAGTTCTGTCTAAACTGGATGTTTAGACAAAAACCactttgttttccagttcaATCTAAATAGAGAATAAATATAGCCGGCAGGCTCTTGTGCTTGAACAGAAAATCCAACAATCAGCCAAAAAATGTGGTTGGTAAAATTAGGCCTGTTCCCTGTTCTCATCCTTCAGCTTGGGACTTGATGCTAAAAATTGACAAAGAAATACAGGTGCATTTTCATCTCTGTGTGGGTGTGATACAAGAAACCTCAATGTTTGTCATCTTCTTATAGGAGCCAACAGCTTTTCGGCCACAAAACTCTAAATTTTATCGCTGAACAGACAACAAGTatggctgctccaggcccacTGTAACATCTAATTCTTTTTATCTACTGACATGTAGTTACTTGAAAAATCCAGTTATAGAAGTGGATCCATCTGTGctgaactatttttaaaaaaacctgagatCCTTAAATATTGTCTGTTATTATTAACAACAAAGGGAAGttactgctaaaaaaaaattaaactagtCTCTTTTTCCAGTAAAACCCTTAAATTTACCTAGACCTTCCCAGATACAGTGAATATTCATAACACAACACTCAAATTTTCAATACACCTGGTTCAGTAGATGCAGATGATTATAACCTTTATGGTTTGGATGACTGAGTTTTCTTTGCCAGTTTCATAATCCTGCAAGGTGGTTAGAGAATACAGTACATTTCACACCAAAAATACAGATACTCTTCTAAAGCTGCAATCCCAGTTGATATGGACCCTGGTTTTGCCAGGTAAAATGGGagatactttgatttttttctttaatacaaTGTGGTTTGGTGCCAAAAGTTGTTATGATCCAGCCATATGGGTTAATTTTTTCGTGGTGCAGATGTATTCCACAAGACAATCCAAGCATGCATTTCTGATACACAAAGAGCTACCACATCTGCTCTCCCCACTGGAGCAAGTATAATTTGTGTGGCTAGGGTTAAAAGCTAGCAAAATCCCAGGGCTCCCCTCCTGGGGCCAAAAGCTGTCACCAGCTCCAGAAaggctgtgtttattttcaattcAGATGACACAGTTTGGGATTCAGAGGCCAAAAGCTGGCAGGATCCAGCATGGATGTAGATTTTTGCAGCATACATCTGTGGGGAGGCATTGGGCTGTGGACCTTTTGGTGCAGTAGGACCAACTGCATTGTTTGCCTTTCATGCTGTGGAGTCAGTGGGAGCCAAAGATTGGTTGGAGCTAACTTGGTTCCTCTGTCAACTGCAGGATGCTGTGGTACTTGCAGGTCAGCACGTGCCGGCACTCAGCCCTTTTTGGTGCAAGGGAAGTGAAcatgtgtatttcttttttaaacagtgcATTTCAGAGTCTGGAGGCCTCAGCTTTCTGGATCACACAGAAGGTCTAGAATCCAGGATTTCTTTCAAGCTCATTCTCTCTACTATGTAGCAgattgggattttttatttttttttttattttttttggtgcagTGAGAAACAGTTCTGCTT
The Motacilla alba alba isolate MOTALB_02 chromosome 1A, Motacilla_alba_V1.0_pri, whole genome shotgun sequence genome window above contains:
- the MRPS33 gene encoding 28S ribosomal protein S33, mitochondrial isoform X2, whose product is MKAEAFFSAGYDFSDPRRKPERTGKHVCRHGTEERSPVSLFGGESLRRALRASCQSSLRTAPRGWGRSALHPRPASLPPSGASCSAHRLSRELQAQKQSERLYKAVICQNHITLNNLRLHCGHGMHYVRQSLLLMRTSPGMLISKTRMNYFKQNFSPDCPVWTSCLGNVSPSSWSSAELYIRC